A part of Aegilops tauschii subsp. strangulata cultivar AL8/78 chromosome 2, Aet v6.0, whole genome shotgun sequence genomic DNA contains:
- the LOC109734492 gene encoding uncharacterized protein has product MAKKVQVVATLLALNLLFFTFANATGRPCPPGGGSGGGGSGGGGGGGGSGGGGGGNCGGGNCGGGGNGGGGNCGGGNCGGGGNGGGGNGGGGNGGGGNCPGGGNCGGNGGGGNGGGGNGGGGNGGGGNGGGGNGGGGNGGGGNGGGGNGGGGNGGGGNSTQCPLDALKLGVCANVLGLLNITLGSPPVQPCCSLIQGLADLEAALCLCTTLNLNLLGINLTLPIALSLVLNNCGKNVPSGFQCPN; this is encoded by the coding sequence ATGGCGAAGAAAGTGCAGGTGGTCGCCACGCTCCTGGCCCTGAACCTTCTCTTCTTCACCTTCGCCAACGCCACTGGCCGTCCCTGCCCTCCTGGCGGGGGCAGCGGCGGGGGAGGGAGCGGTGGCGGTGGGGGAGGAGGGGGCAGCGGGGGCGGGGGAGGCGGCAACTGTGGTGGCGGGAACTGTGGTGGGGGCGGAAACGGTGGTGGCGGGAACTGTGGAGGAGGGAACTGTGGTGGGGGTGGAAACGGTGGAGGCGGAAACGGTGGTGGTGGCAATGGTGGAGGCGGAAACTGTCCCGGAGGCGGAAACTGTGGCGGAAACGGTGGCGGTGGGAACGGTGGCGGAGGAAACGGTGGAGGTGGGAACGGTGGCGGAGGAAACGGTGGAGGTGGGAACGGTGGCGGAGGAAACGGTGGAGGTGGGAATGGTGGCGGCGGAAACGGTGGCGGCGGCAACGGTGGGGGCGGAAACAGCACCCAGTGCCCGCTGGACGCGCTGAAGCTGGGGGTGTGCGCGAACGTGCTGGGGCTGCTGAACATTACCCTGGGGAGCCCGCCGGTGCAGCCGTGCTGCTCGCTGATCCAGGGGCTGGCGGACCTGGAGGCGGCGCTGTGCCTGTGCACGACGCTGAACCTCAACCTCCTGGGCATCAACCTGACCTTGCCCATCGCCCTCAGCCTCGTCCTCAACAACTGCGGCAAGAACGTCCCCTCCGGCTTCCAGTGCCCCAACTGA